The following are encoded in a window of Heliangelus exortis chromosome 9, bHelExo1.hap1, whole genome shotgun sequence genomic DNA:
- the MFN1 gene encoding mitofusin-1 isoform X2: protein MAEATVSPLKHFVLAKKTITAIFDQLLDYVSEGATFVEATYRNPELEHVATEDELAKIQAYKNKLAVIGEVLSRRHMKVAFFGRTSSGKSSVINAMLWDKVLPSGIGHTTNCFLSVEGTDGDKAYLMTEGSDEKKSVKTVNQLAHALHMDKDLKAGCLVHVFWPKSKCALLRDDLVLVDSPGTDVTTELDSWIDKFCLDADVFVLVANSESTLMNTEKHFFHKVNERLSKPNIFILNNRWDASASEPEYMEDVRRQHMERCLTFLVDELKVIDPVEARNRIFFVSAKEVLSARRQKAQGMPEGGGALAEGFQTRLQEFQHFEQIFEECISQSAVKTKFEQHTIRAKQIIDTVKNIMDDINVAAAEKRVHSMEEREDQKDRLDFVRNQLNILTEDTKEKIKRVTEEVENKVSSAMTDEICRLSVLVDEFYSDFHPSPQVLKLYKTELNKHIEDGLGKNLADRCSSEVNQSMHQSQQEMIENLKPLLPSSAQNQLHLLIPCRKFDLSYDLNCHSLCADFQEDIMFHFSLGWTSLVNRFLGPKQAQRVLFGLADPNLQIPRPLATTPSAASLPALTPENSQDDFMVPLVMSLASLTSRTSMTIIVVGGVIWRTVGWKLISVSLSMYGLLYLYERLTWTTKAKERAFKQQFVNYATEKLQMIVSITSANCSHQVQQEMATTFARLCQQVDITQKNLEDEIARLSKEIDQLENIQTNSKQLRNKAIHLEDELDRFTKHFLQKSK, encoded by the exons ATGGCAGAAGCCACCGTCTCTCCGCTGAAGCACTTCGTGCTGGCTAAAAAGACAATCACGGCCATCTTCGACCAGCTGCTGGACTATGTCAGTGAGGGAGCAACTTTTGTGGAAG CAACATACAGGAACCCAGAGCTTGAACATGTGGCAACAGAAGATGAACTAGCAAAAATACAGGCATATAAAAATAAGTTAGCAGTCATTGGTGAGGTGCTGTCACGGAGGCACATGAAAGTGGCATTTTTTGGCAG AACAAGCAGTGGGAAAAGTTCTGTCATTAATGCAATGCTGTGGGATAAAGTGCTTCCTAGTGGAATTGGCCATACAACTAACTGCTTTCTCAGTGTGGAAGGGACAGATGGAGATAAGGCTTATCTTATGACAGAAGGATCAGATGAAAAGAAGAGTGTCAAG ACAGTCAATCAGCTTGCTCATGCACTTCATATGGATAAAGATTTGAAAGCTGGCTGTCTCGTCCATGTCTTCTGGCCCAAGTCAAAGTGTGCCCTGCTGAGAGATGATTTGGTTTTAGTGGACAG CCCTGGCACAGATGTTACCACAGAACTGGACAGCTGGATTGACAAATTCTGCTTAGATGCTGACGTTTTTGTCTTGGTGGCCAATTCTGAATCAACTCTCATGAACACG gaaaaacattttttccataaagTGAATGAACGACTTTCCAAGCCAAACATTTTCATCTTGAATAATAGATGGGATGCCTCTGCATCAGAACCAGAATATATGGAAGAT GTGCGTAGGCAGCACATGGAGCGCTGCCTGACCTTTCTAGTTGATGAGCTGAAGGTTATAGATCCTGTAGAAGCCAGGAACCGcatcttttttgtttcagcaaaAGAAGTTCTGAGTGCCAGGAGACAGAAGGCCCAAGGAATGCCAGAGGGTG GTGGAGCACTTGCTGAAGGATTTCAAACGAGATTACAAGAATTTCAGCATTTTGAGCAGATATTTGAG GAGTGTATCTCGCAGTCAGCCGTGAAAACCAAGTTTGAGCAGCACACTATCAGAGCTAAACAGATCATAGATACTGTGAAAAACATTATGGACGACATAAACGtagcagcagctgagaaaag AGTCCATTCaatggaagagagggaagatCAGAAGGACAGGTTGGACTTCGTTCGAAATCAGCTGAACATTCTGACAGAAGATACTAAGGAAAAAATCAAACGAGTTACTGAAGAAGTAGAAAATAAA GTCTCCTCTGCCATGACCGATGAGATTTGCCGACTTTCAGTTTTAGTTGATGAATTCTATTCAGATTTTCACCCTTCTCCTCAAGTACTGAAGCTCTATAAGACA GAGCTTAACAAACACATAGAGGATGGTTTGGGGAAGAACCTGGCTGACCGTTGCTCCAGTGAAGTCAATCAGTCAATGCATCAGTCACAGCAGGAGATGATTG AAAATCTGAAACCGTTGTTGCCTTCTAGTGCTCAGAATCAGCTCCACTTGTTAATTCCATGCAGGAAGTTTGACCTCAGCTATGACTTAAACTGTCATAGTCTGTGTGCAGATTTCCAAGAGGATATCATGTTCCACTTCTCCTTGGGATGGACTTCACTTGTAAACCGTTTCTTAGGTCCTAAACAAGCTCAAAGAGTGCTCTTTGGATTAGCAGATCCCAACTTGCAA ATCCCTCGTCCTTTAGCTACCACCCCATCTGCTGCCAGCCTCCCTGCCCTCACTCCAGAGAACTCCCAGGATGATTTTATGGTTCCCTTGGTAATGAGTTTAGCTTCACTGACATCACGGACCTCCATGACCATCATCGTTGTTGGCGGAGTG ATTTGGAGAACAGTCGGCTGGAAACTCATCTCTGTTTCCTTAAGCATGTATGGGTTGTTGTATCTTTATGAGAGACTGACTTGGACCACCAAAGCAAAAGAGAGAGCCTTTAAACAGCAGTTTGTAAACTATGCTACTGAAAAGCTGCAAATGATCGTCAGTATTACAAGTGCAAACTGCAGCCATCAGGTGCAGCA
- the MFN1 gene encoding mitofusin-1 isoform X1: MTCKVHLYVKSSILPRSYKKTTSCIMAEATVSPLKHFVLAKKTITAIFDQLLDYVSEGATFVEATYRNPELEHVATEDELAKIQAYKNKLAVIGEVLSRRHMKVAFFGRTSSGKSSVINAMLWDKVLPSGIGHTTNCFLSVEGTDGDKAYLMTEGSDEKKSVKTVNQLAHALHMDKDLKAGCLVHVFWPKSKCALLRDDLVLVDSPGTDVTTELDSWIDKFCLDADVFVLVANSESTLMNTEKHFFHKVNERLSKPNIFILNNRWDASASEPEYMEDVRRQHMERCLTFLVDELKVIDPVEARNRIFFVSAKEVLSARRQKAQGMPEGGGALAEGFQTRLQEFQHFEQIFEECISQSAVKTKFEQHTIRAKQIIDTVKNIMDDINVAAAEKRVHSMEEREDQKDRLDFVRNQLNILTEDTKEKIKRVTEEVENKVSSAMTDEICRLSVLVDEFYSDFHPSPQVLKLYKTELNKHIEDGLGKNLADRCSSEVNQSMHQSQQEMIENLKPLLPSSAQNQLHLLIPCRKFDLSYDLNCHSLCADFQEDIMFHFSLGWTSLVNRFLGPKQAQRVLFGLADPNLQIPRPLATTPSAASLPALTPENSQDDFMVPLVMSLASLTSRTSMTIIVVGGVIWRTVGWKLISVSLSMYGLLYLYERLTWTTKAKERAFKQQFVNYATEKLQMIVSITSANCSHQVQQEMATTFARLCQQVDITQKNLEDEIARLSKEIDQLENIQTNSKQLRNKAIHLEDELDRFTKHFLQKSK, encoded by the exons ATGACCTGCAAGGTTCATCTCTATGTCAAGAGCAGCATTCTGCCTAGAAGctataaaaaaaccacaag TTGCATAATGGCAGAAGCCACCGTCTCTCCGCTGAAGCACTTCGTGCTGGCTAAAAAGACAATCACGGCCATCTTCGACCAGCTGCTGGACTATGTCAGTGAGGGAGCAACTTTTGTGGAAG CAACATACAGGAACCCAGAGCTTGAACATGTGGCAACAGAAGATGAACTAGCAAAAATACAGGCATATAAAAATAAGTTAGCAGTCATTGGTGAGGTGCTGTCACGGAGGCACATGAAAGTGGCATTTTTTGGCAG AACAAGCAGTGGGAAAAGTTCTGTCATTAATGCAATGCTGTGGGATAAAGTGCTTCCTAGTGGAATTGGCCATACAACTAACTGCTTTCTCAGTGTGGAAGGGACAGATGGAGATAAGGCTTATCTTATGACAGAAGGATCAGATGAAAAGAAGAGTGTCAAG ACAGTCAATCAGCTTGCTCATGCACTTCATATGGATAAAGATTTGAAAGCTGGCTGTCTCGTCCATGTCTTCTGGCCCAAGTCAAAGTGTGCCCTGCTGAGAGATGATTTGGTTTTAGTGGACAG CCCTGGCACAGATGTTACCACAGAACTGGACAGCTGGATTGACAAATTCTGCTTAGATGCTGACGTTTTTGTCTTGGTGGCCAATTCTGAATCAACTCTCATGAACACG gaaaaacattttttccataaagTGAATGAACGACTTTCCAAGCCAAACATTTTCATCTTGAATAATAGATGGGATGCCTCTGCATCAGAACCAGAATATATGGAAGAT GTGCGTAGGCAGCACATGGAGCGCTGCCTGACCTTTCTAGTTGATGAGCTGAAGGTTATAGATCCTGTAGAAGCCAGGAACCGcatcttttttgtttcagcaaaAGAAGTTCTGAGTGCCAGGAGACAGAAGGCCCAAGGAATGCCAGAGGGTG GTGGAGCACTTGCTGAAGGATTTCAAACGAGATTACAAGAATTTCAGCATTTTGAGCAGATATTTGAG GAGTGTATCTCGCAGTCAGCCGTGAAAACCAAGTTTGAGCAGCACACTATCAGAGCTAAACAGATCATAGATACTGTGAAAAACATTATGGACGACATAAACGtagcagcagctgagaaaag AGTCCATTCaatggaagagagggaagatCAGAAGGACAGGTTGGACTTCGTTCGAAATCAGCTGAACATTCTGACAGAAGATACTAAGGAAAAAATCAAACGAGTTACTGAAGAAGTAGAAAATAAA GTCTCCTCTGCCATGACCGATGAGATTTGCCGACTTTCAGTTTTAGTTGATGAATTCTATTCAGATTTTCACCCTTCTCCTCAAGTACTGAAGCTCTATAAGACA GAGCTTAACAAACACATAGAGGATGGTTTGGGGAAGAACCTGGCTGACCGTTGCTCCAGTGAAGTCAATCAGTCAATGCATCAGTCACAGCAGGAGATGATTG AAAATCTGAAACCGTTGTTGCCTTCTAGTGCTCAGAATCAGCTCCACTTGTTAATTCCATGCAGGAAGTTTGACCTCAGCTATGACTTAAACTGTCATAGTCTGTGTGCAGATTTCCAAGAGGATATCATGTTCCACTTCTCCTTGGGATGGACTTCACTTGTAAACCGTTTCTTAGGTCCTAAACAAGCTCAAAGAGTGCTCTTTGGATTAGCAGATCCCAACTTGCAA ATCCCTCGTCCTTTAGCTACCACCCCATCTGCTGCCAGCCTCCCTGCCCTCACTCCAGAGAACTCCCAGGATGATTTTATGGTTCCCTTGGTAATGAGTTTAGCTTCACTGACATCACGGACCTCCATGACCATCATCGTTGTTGGCGGAGTG ATTTGGAGAACAGTCGGCTGGAAACTCATCTCTGTTTCCTTAAGCATGTATGGGTTGTTGTATCTTTATGAGAGACTGACTTGGACCACCAAAGCAAAAGAGAGAGCCTTTAAACAGCAGTTTGTAAACTATGCTACTGAAAAGCTGCAAATGATCGTCAGTATTACAAGTGCAAACTGCAGCCATCAGGTGCAGCA
- the ZNF639 gene encoding zinc finger protein 639 has translation MNEHPKKRKRKTLHPSRYSDSSGASKYIDNSGIFSDHCYSVCSMKQPDMRFSESRGRYHSPVQSLDTDDDGSPVHAGTSHWSGSHSNVVGMHYTDPKKKDKEKGTNNGMCRDLCDSPIFSDSPTEEEKPLDIQTVEISTTEVNAVEVHDIETQTVSPEKLEAEDLEDIPLETCKMFEKNQALNITAQQKWPLLRANSSGLYKCELCDFNSKYFSDLKQHMILKHKTCTDTHVCKVCKESFSSKVQLIEHVKLHEEDPYICKYCDYKTVIFENLSQHIADTHFNDHLYWCEQCDVQFSSSSELYLHFQEHSCDEQYLCQFCEHETNDPEDLHSHVVNEHACRLIELSDSYHNKERGQYSLINKISFDKCKNFFVCQVCGFRSRLHTNVNRHVAIEHTKIFPHVCDDCGKGFSGMLEYCKHLSSHLSEGIYLCQYCEYSTGQIEDLKTHLDFRHSADLPHKCTDCLMRFGNEKDLLSHLQIHETV, from the exons ATGAATGAACATcctaaaaagaggaaaaggaagactCTACACCCTTCTCGATACTCAG ATTCTTCAGGTGCAAGCAAATACATAGACAACAGTGGCATTTTTTCTGACCACTGCTATAGTGTCTGTTCTATGAAACAGCCAGATATGAggttttctgaaagcagag GTAGATACCACAGTCCTGTGCAGAGCTTAGACACAGATGATGATGGGAGTCCAGTGCATGCTGGGACTTCTCACTGGAGTGGGTCGCATTCAAATGTTGTGGGGATGCACTACACAGATCctaaaaaaaaggacaaag AGAAAGGTACAAATAACGGGATGTGCAGAGACTTATGTGATTCACCTATATTCAGTGATAGCCCTACAGAAGAAGAGAAACCTCTAGATATTCAAACTGTAGAAATTTCTACAACAGAAGTGAACGCTGTAGAAGTTCACGACATAGAAACACAAACTGTGTCACCTGAGAAACTAGAAGCTGAGGACCTAGAGGACATCCCTCTGGAAACTTGCAAAATGTTTGAGAAGAACCAGGCTTTAAATATCACAGCTCAACAGAAGTGGCCTTTGCTGAGAGCCAACAGCAGTGGCTTATACAAATGTGAGCTCTGTGACTTCAATAGCAAGTACTTTTCTGATTTAAAGCAGCACATGATCCTGAAGCACAAGACGTGTACGGACACTCACGTCTGCAAAGTTTGCAAAGAAAGCTTCTCCAGCAAAGTGCAGCTCATTGAACACGTGAAGCTGCATGAGGAGGATCCCTACATCTGTAAATACTGTGATTACAAAACAGTGATATTTGAGAATCTGAGTCAGCATATAGCAGACACTCACTTCAATGACCACCTCTACTGGTGTGAGCAGTGTGACGTGCAGTTCTCCTCAAGCAGTGAGCTGTACCTGCacttccaggagcacagctgtgACGAGCAGTATCTGTGTCAGTTCTGTGAGCATGAAACAAATGACCCAGAAGATCTCCACAGCCACGTGGTGAACGAGCACGCGTGTCGATTGATAGAGCTGAGTGACAGCTACCACAACAAGGAGCGTGGACAGTACAGTCTCATAAACAAAATCAGTTTTGACAAATGCAAAAACTTCTTTGTGTGCCAAGTGTGCGGCTTCAGGAGCAGGCTGCACACAAATGTCAACAGGCACGTAGCTATTGAACACACCAAAATATTCCCTCATGTTTGTGATGACTGTGGGAAGGGCTTTTCAGGTATGTTGGAATATTGCAAGCATTTAAGCTCTCATTTATCTGAAGGGATTTATTTGTGTCAATACTGTGAATATTCAACAGGACAGATCGAAGACCTTAAAACTCATTTGGATTTCAGGCATTCAGCAGATTTGCCTCATAAATGTACTGATTGTTTAATGAGgtttggaaatgaaaaagatCTTTTAAGTCATCTTCAGATACATGAGACAGTGtga